The Streptomyces sp. NBC_00459 DNA segment TCGTCGTACGCCAGTTTCGCCACGACGTCCGCGATCGGGTCGTCGACGGCGATGTCGGCGGTCACGGCGGGGGAGCGCCCCGACTGCTGCTGGGCGGCCAGGCCCGCGAGGGCGAGGCGCAGGTCGCGGTAGCCGGGGTAGCCGAGCAGCCGGGACGTACGGACGACCGTCGCCTCGCTGGTGCCGGTGAGTTCGGCGAGGCCGGTGACCGTGAGGGCCGCGCAGCCGGCCGGGTCCGCGGCGACCGCCTCGGCGACGCGCTGCATGGAGCGGGTCATGGAGGGCGCCAGTGTCCGCACCTTGGCGGCGAGGGCGGCGGGCGCGGGCGGGGTGACACCCGGGATGCCGCTGGGCGTGCCGGAGGTGCCCGCGGTTCCGAAAATTTCCTTCACGTCTCGGCTCACGTCATGAAAGATATTTTCCATTCGGACGTACGGTCAAGAGTGCGCACAATGGGTGCATGACCCCCACCGGCGAGCCGAGCAACCCTGTCACCCGACTGGAGCAGGCGTTGCACGCTGCACGCGCCCTCGTCCTCGCCGATCTGGCCGCGCGCGAGGTCGCCGAGGCGGCTGTCGTCTCGATGGTCGAGGAGTCGGTCGTACAGCGCCGCTGGTGGGTCGAGCAGTGGCCGGACGGAGCTGCCTTCGTGGCCGGGCTCGTGGCGCAGGACGTCCAGGACGCGCTGCTGGAGACATACGGCCGCTGGCCGCTGTGCCCGGTCTGCGGCGGCGGTGATCCGCACGCCCTGGAGGTCGAGCCGGAGTTGGGGCCCGATCCGCAGTGGGTGTGCCACAAGGCGGGGGTGCGGGTCGCGGCGGTGGGCTCACTGGCCGCGACGCACGGCGGGACGTCGTCCTCGTGACCATCTACATAGACCCGCCGGTCTGGCCCGGGCACGGCCGCCTGTGGTCCCACCTCGTGAGTGACGTGTCGTACGACGAACTGCACGCGTTCGCCGGGGAGTTGGGCGTACCCGAGCGTGCCTTCGAGCGCGACCACTACGACATTCCGTCGCATCGGTACGGCGATGTGGTGGCCGCCGGGGCGGTGGAGGTCAGCAGCCGCGAGGTGGTGCGGCTGCTGCACGGGTCGGGACTGCGCAGGCGCAAGTCGGCGCGCGCGCCGGGCGGGCCGGACAGGCCGCGCGAGCAGGACGGGCCGGGCCGGGCGGCGCGTCAGCCGCGCAACTCGTAGGCCTGGAGGCCCTCTTCGTCGGGTTCCGCGCTCACCGGCACGAATCCGACGCGGGCGATCACCCCCTGGGACGGGGTGTTCTGCGGCTCGATCGTCGCGAACAGGGACCGTACGTCGTCCCGGGCCAGCGCCCACTCGGCCAGCGTGCGCAGCGCCTCCGTGGCGTAGCCGTTGCCACGGGCGGCTTCCGCGAGGTCGTAGCCGACCTCGGCCTTGCCTTCCTCATCCGGGGCGCCGTGGAAACCCATGCCGCCGACCGCGAGGTCGTCCTCCCGGCGCACGAGGACGTACAGACCGAACTCCGGGCGGTGCACGCCCGCTTCGTACGCCTTCAACGTCATCCCGGCGGCCTCCCGTGTGCCCTCGAAGGGGCCGCCCTCGATCCAG contains these protein-coding regions:
- a CDS encoding DUF4031 domain-containing protein, whose product is MTIYIDPPVWPGHGRLWSHLVSDVSYDELHAFAGELGVPERAFERDHYDIPSHRYGDVVAAGAVEVSSREVVRLLHGSGLRRRKSARAPGGPDRPREQDGPGRAARQPRNS